A single genomic interval of Camelina sativa cultivar DH55 chromosome 11, Cs, whole genome shotgun sequence harbors:
- the LOC104727642 gene encoding nucleoporin nup211-like: MDKKKNRSDPLAAGRQKLQQFRQKKADKGTDQKKDSKGSTSQGKSSKKSGKSEKHERKPDTSAVSDEAEAPSHVAAGGATSHVNVGEEVVDSPQTSANAEAHEDVSVHGSASEPDPPQPVNTTSDDGSEVRKEVVNSENDISISLSTEEENMKSINSETDGTVDSLTSDPADSEKGVIHNDASINVDEVSAASGNIAEEKGVEVESGSGSVDKPHQPSSLHEYIPDVSLIRARGDQVTDVGEMQEEDGSHMEQFSESLAKAGVDKIATEERQTSDPASASPSHFSEGSSVTLDSVQLDGISGNIRSQQIREAAELNEEKPETSIHFPMNRDHVLSAEPEEGSVAHMASQLQLPESVSLSEVSSHEEPRKLDTLNLSGDVSVAHVHEGRSVSFLQLVDIVRGLGQDEYQILCNAREAASSNEPGTSSLERLREELFVSSTMEDILHVQLTEQSHLQNEFDHQHNQLVAEISQLRTSYNAVTERNDFLVEELSECQSKLYAATRSNEKLENQLLATEAQVEDFTTKMNELQLSLEKSVLDLSEAKEKFINLQVENDTLVAAISSVNDEKKELLEEKKSKNYEIEHLSSELNNCKNVAAILKAEVEQLENTIGPLKDEKMNLMDDKYSLLGEAEKLQEELANCKTLATLQEVENLNIKETLSLLTGQQTKFDENNLRLREENEKAHLELSAHLISETYLLSEYSNLKEGYSLLNNKLLKFQGEKEHLVEENDKLTHELLTLQERTSTVQKERTHLEVELKEAIARLDKLAEENTSLTSSIMVEKARMVDIGNEDASGLINQEISEKLEKSSEVGVSKQTASFLENALYTNLEEVMEETSEFSALKKNLDKGEKMVQNLEEAIKQILADSSMSKSRDKGATPAVSKLIQAFESKQKPEEQESEKAQLTDDLSEGDQFVSVNVQIRSLRGLLAQLLLNAKEAGIQFNQLSDDRTSTNQRLKELNVEFASQQDHIDVLEADSIESKISFEALKHYSYELQHRNHELELLCESLKLRNGSIGVENTELNKKLSSCLLRIDELEIQLENLQQTLSSFLSSMEEQLVALQDESERAMMLEHELTSLMSEFGEAVVRLDDCLLRSGTSVASVGLDMSKRISGSVDMAVKMIDDLEAKLEAAYAKHESTSNQYEELKQSFSTLFEKNEFAASSMQKIYADLTKLITESCGSEEIANLEVENVAVSDPFKDGSFENLMEAVRNILSERLELRSVIDKLKSDLSSKSNDMEELAQQSLHSTSLRELVGKVEGVLELESGISSESPSSHVEFLVSQLVQKFIETEELAHLLRKQLEAKENELMEIQESLLHHKSEIGGLRENLTHAEESLVAVQSELQDKSNECEQSEQRLLSTREKLSIAVAKGKGLIVQRDNVKQSLAETSAKLQKCSEELNLKDSRLLEVEAKLKTYTEAGERVEALESELSYIRNSATALRESFLLKDSLLHRIEEILEDLDLPEHFHARDILEKVEWLARSANGNSLRPSDWDQKSSDGGAGFAISEPWREDVQTGTSSEDDLRIKFEELKGKFYGLAEQNEMLEQSLMERNTLVQKWEKLLENIDMPPQLQSMEVENKIEWLVEANLQSCVNERVNLSERLESLNGDHESLTGRASHLEVENEKLQNQVNDLHGKLVEKLGNEEHLQTIEGELLNLRYVINDVIQEDGLQNLALASNSESLDGLLRQLIDYYKNMLKAERDDKVCETRPSYADVRSGESLGLDETTSDGRHPELIVEATSRDITVVETPDVASLTKDLDEALHVQKLTREERDSYMAQQQSLVAENEALDRKILELQEFLKEEEQRSASAREKLNVAVRKGKALVQLRDSLKQTIEELNAEIGCLKSEIINRDEILLENENKVRELESYTVRVEALESECQLLKSHLEEKENLLRERSGTLSMTLNVLNSIDIGDEGDRNDPVLKLQRISQLFQNMSTAMSSAEQESRKSRRAAELLLAELNEVQERNDSLQEELSKCTDEIQQLSKEKDAAEAEKLHFENLSAVNSEEKKKLYGQLLSFGTSVNSLKKILAGTSSCLADIFTMDMEFLHHLKANIESCAKQTGTNLSGWPQLGSGNFVEKEFFSRLSAAWSNNNLHEISSGGNITEICGSLSQNLDQFVDDVSHLEENVSKHLTSWHDQINIVCNSLDTVFKSIGKGTESEIAALGERVALLHKACSSVLMEIENRKAELVGNDNFNMGLHQVDEDSSMESVRSMVNRLSSAVKELVVVNAEAVERNEKEMKVIITNLQRELHEKDIQNDRMCNELVGQVKEAQAGAKIFAEDLQSTSARMRDMQDQLGILVQERDSMKERVKELQAGQTSHSELQEKVTSLSDVLTAKDQEIEALMQALDEEESQMEDLKHRVTELEQEVQQKNLDLQKAEASRGKISKKLSITVDKFDELHHLSENLLVEIEKLQQQVQDRDTEVSFLRQEVTRCTNEALAASQMDIKRDSEDIQTVLSWFDTIALLLGLEDSPSTDAQSHINHYMETLEKRIASILSEVDELRLVGQSKDALLEAERSRVAELRQKEATLEKFLHEKESQPNMSTSPTSEIVEVEPLINKWTKTPVPSQVRSLRKGNNDQVAISIDADQADQSGSLEEDDDKAHGFRSMSTSRIIPRFTRPLTNMVDGLWVSCDRTLMRQPALRLGIMIYWAILHALLAAFVV, encoded by the exons ATGGACAAGAAAAAGAATCGTAGCGATCCACTTGCTGCTGGGCGTCAGAAG CTTCAACAATTTCGTCAAAAGAAGGCTGACAAAGGCACTGATCAGAAAAAGGACTCCAAAGGCAGTACAAGCCAAGGAAAATCCTCTAAAAAATCTGGTAAATCTGAGAAGCATGAGCGTAAACCTGACACAAGTGCTGTTAGTGATGAGGCAGAAGCTCCGTCCCATGTGGCTGCAGGAGGAGCTACATCTCATGTAAATGTTGGCGAGGAGGTTGTTGATTCTCCACAAACTTCTGCAAATGCAGAAGCTCACGAAGATGTTTCAGTCCATGGTTCAGCATCAGAACCTGATCCGCCTCAGCCAGTAAATACTACGTCTGATGATGGATCTGAAGTGAGAAAAGAAGTAGTTAATTCTGAAAATGATATCAGTATATCATTATCCACGGAAGAAGAGAATATGAAGTCTATCAACAGTGAAACGGATGGCACAGTAGATTCTCTGACATCTGACCCTGCAGATTCTGAGAAGGGAGTTATACATAACGATGCATCTATTAATGTTGACGAAGTATCTGCTGCTTCTGGAAACATAGCTGAAGAAAAAGGAGTTGAAGTTGAAAGTGGGTCTGGGAGTGTGGATAAGCCACATCAGCCATCATCTCTCCATGAATATATTCCTGATGTTTCCTTGATTCGTGCAAGGGGAGATCAGGTAACTGATGTAG GGGAAATGCAGGAAGAAGATGGTTCACACATGGAGCAGTTTTCTGAATCACTTGCAAAGGCAGGTGTGGATAAGATTGCAACTGAAGAAAGGCAAACAAGCGATCCAGCATCTGCTTCCCCTTCACACTTTTCAGAGGGATCCTCAGTTACACTTGATTCAGTTCAACTAGATGGAATAAGTGGTAATATTAGAAGCCAACAGATCAGGGAAGCTGCAGAGCTTAATGAAGAGAAACCAGAAACATCTATTCATTTTCCTATGAACAGAGATCACGTGCTTTCTGCTGAACCTGAGGAAGGCTCGGTTGCACATATGGCTAGTCAGCTGCAATTGCCTGAGAGCGTCAGTCTATCTGAAGTTTCGAGCCATGAGGAACCTCGTAAACTCGACACATTGAATCTATCTGGTGACGTTTCCGTTGCTCATGTTCACGAAGGCCGCTCAGTCAGCTTCTTACAGCTTGTGGATATTGTACGAGGACTTGGACAAGATGAATATCAAATTTTGTGCAATGCAAGAGAGGCTGCTTCCAGTAATGAGCCAGGAACAAGTTCCCTGGAGCGATTAAGAGAAGAACTATTTGTTTCGAGTACCATGGAAGATATACTCCATGTGCAACTCACGGAACAGTCTCATCTACAAAACGAGTTTGATCATCAACATAACCAACTGGTAGCTGAAATATCACAGCTTCGTACATCATATAATGCGGTGACAGAGAGAAATGACTTTCTTGTAGAGGAACTATCAGAGTGCCAGTCTAAACTATATGCTGCCACAAGGTCAAATGAGAAGCTTGAAAATCAGCTTCTTGCTACAGAAGCACAAGTGGAGGATTTCACTACTAAGATGAATGAATTGCAGCTTAGCCTAGAAAAGTCCGTGTTGGATCTATCTGAGGCGAAAGAAAAGTTCATCAATCTTCAGGTGGAGAATGATACGTTGGTTGCAGCCATTTCTTCCGTGAATGATGAGAAAAAGGAActtcttgaagaaaaaaaatccaagaactATGAGATTGAGCATCTTTCGTCTGAGTTAAACAATTGCAAGAACGTGGCGGCCATACTAAAGGCAGAAGTTGAGCAATTGGAAAATACTATTGGTCCACtgaaagatgagaagatgaatcTTATGGATGATAAATATAGTTTATTGGGTGAGGCAGAAAAGTTACAGGAAGAATTGGCAAATTGTAAGACGTTGGCCACCCTGCAAGAGGTggaaaatttaaacataaagGAGACGCTTTCTTTATTGACAGGCCAGCAGACTAAGTTTGATGAGAACAACCTACGTCTCAgggaagaaaatgagaaagcaCATCTAGAACTGAGTGCACATCTGATCTCGGAGACTTATTTATTGTCCGAGTATTCCAATCTAAAAGAAGGATATTCTTTGTTGAATAATAAACTCTTGAAGTTTCAAGGGGAAAAGGAACATTTGGTTGAGGAAAATGATAAACTTACGCATGAACTTCTTACTCTTCAAGAGCGTACGTCAACTGTACAAAAAGAGCGGACTCATCTAGAAGTTGAGTTAAAAGAAGCAATAGCGCGCCTCGATAAATTGGCTGAAGAAAATACATCTCTTACTAGCAGCATTATGGTAGAAAAAGCTAGAATGGTAGACATTGGTAACGAGGATGCATCAGGATTGATCAATCAGGAAATTTCTGAGAAACTTGAGAAAAGTTCAGAAGTCGGGGTTAGTAAACAGACCGCATCATTCCTTGAAAATGCGCTATATACAAATTTGGAAGAGGTGATGGAAGAGACGTCTGAGTTTTCTGCCTTGAAGAAGAATCTGGATAAGGGGGAGAAAATGGTTCAGAACCTTGAAGAGGCAATTAAGCAGATCCTTGCTGATTCTTCAATGAGTAAATCTAGGGATAAGGGTGCTACACCAGCAGTATCAAAACTGATTCAAGCTTTTGAGTCAAAGCAGAAACCAGAAGAACAGGAATCGGAAAAAGCACAGTTAACTGATGATCTATCAGAAGGAGATCAATTTGTATCTGTGAATGTGCAGATTAGAAGTTTGAGAGGCTTGCTTGCTCAGTTACTCTTGAATGCTAAGGAGGCTGGTATACAATTCAACCAGTTAAGTGATGACAGGACATCGACAAATCAAAGACTCAAGGAGTTAAATGTTGAGTTCGCATCTCAGCAGGATCACATTGATGTTCTGGAGGCAGATAGTATTGAGAGTAAAATTTCATTTGAAGCTCTGAAGCATTATTCATATGAGCTGCAACATAGAAACCATGAACTTGAACTTCTTTGTGAATCATTAAAGCTAAGAAATGGTAGTATCGGTGTAGAAAACACGGAGCTCAATAAGAAGCTGAGTTCTTGCTTACTGAGAATCGATGAGCTTGAAATTCAGCTGGAAAACTTACAGCAGACTTTAAGTAGCTTTTTGTCCTCAATGGAAGAACAGTTAGTGGCCTTGCAGGATGAATCTGAGAGGGCAATGATGCTAGAACATGAATTGACATCATTGATGTCTGAATTTGGTGAAGCAGTTGTGAGGCTGGATGATTGTCTACTCAGATCTGGCACTTCTGTAGCTTCTGTTGGCTTAGATATGAGCAAGCGCATATCTGGTTCTGTTGATATGGCTGTAAAGATGATTGACGATCTGGAGGCAAAACTTGAAGCTGCTTATGCGAAGCATGAGTCCACCTCAAACCAATATGAGGAATTGAAGCAGAGTTTCAGTACTCTGTTTGAGAAGAATGAATTTGCAGCTTCTTCAATGCAGAAGATCTATGCTGATTTGACAAAATTGATTACTGAATCATGTGGGTCAGAGGAAATAGCCAATCTTGAAGTTGAAAATGTAGCTGTCTCTGATCCTTTTAAGGATGGTAGTTTTGAGAATCTGATGGAGGCTGTGCGAAATATTCTTTCTGAGAGGCTTGAACTTCGGTCTGTGATTGATAAGCTAAAGTCGGACTTGTCGAGTAAATCAAACGATATGGAGGAACTGGCGCAGCAAAGCCTTCATTCCACTTCACTTCGAGAGTTAGTTGGGAAG GTTGAGGGTGTTCTGGAACTTGAAAGTGGAATTAGTTCTGAATCTCCTAGTTCACATGTGGAGTTTCTTGTTTCCCAACTTGTTCAGAAGTTTATAGAGACTGAGGAATTGGCTCATCTCCTCAGAAAACAGTTAGAGGCTAAGGAGAATGAGTTGATGGAGATCCAGGAGAGTTTACTGCATCATAAATCGGAAATAGGTGGTCTCAGGGAAAATTTAACCCACGCAGAGGAGTCGCTTGTGGCTGTACAATCTGAGTTACAAGATAAATCTAATGAATGTGAACAATCAGAGCAGAGGTTATTATCGACTAGAGAGAAGCTTAGCATAGCTGTTGCTAAAGGAAAAGGTTTGATTGTTCAGCGTGACAATGTCAAGCAGTCATTGGCCGAAACCTCTGCTAAACTACAGAAGTGCTCAGAGGAATTGAATTTGAAGGACTCAAGGCTTCTGGAAGTTGAAGCAAAACTTAAGACCTATACGGAGGCAGGTGAACGCGTGGAAGCATTAGAATCTGAGCTTTCATACATCCGAAACTCAGCTACTGCACTGCGGGAATCTTTTCTTCTCAAAGACTCTCTGCTTCACAGAATTGAAgaaattttggaagatttgGATCTCCCAGAGCATTTTCATGCTCGAGATATATTGGAAAAGGTGGAGTGGTTAGCAAGATCAGCCAACGGCAACTCTTTGCGTCCCTCTGATTGGGATCAGAAGAGTTCTGATGGCGGTGCGGGATTTGCTATCTCGGAGCCCTGGCGGGAGGATGTACAAACTGGCACAAGTTCTGAGGATGACTTAAGGATCAAGTTTGAGGAGCTAAAAGGGAAGTTTTATGGATTGGCTGAACAGAATGAAATGCTCGAGCAGTCCTTGATGGAAAGGAATACCTTGGTACAGAAATGGGAAAAACTCCTCGAGAATATTGATATGCCTCCACAGCTACAGTCCATGGAAGTGGAAAACAAGATTGAATGGCTT GTCGAGGCAAATCTTCAGTCGTGTGTTAATGAGAGGGTGAATCTTTCTGAAAGACTGGAAAGTTTGAATGGTGATCATGAGAGTCTTACTGGGAGGGCCAGTCACCTTGAAGTTGAGAATGAGAAACTGCAGAATCAAGTGAATGATTTGCATGGAAAACTAGTTGAGAAACTTGGGAATGAAGAACATCTTCAGACTATTGAAGGAGAGCTATTGAATTTGAGGTACGTGATTAATGATGTTATCCAGGAAGATGGCTTGCAGAATTTGGCTTTGGCAAGTAATTCTGAGAGTTTGGATGGACTGCTGAGACAGCTGATAGACTATTATAAGAATATGTTAAAAGCTGAAAGAGATGACAAAGTCTGTGAAACTCGTCCATCATATGCTGATGTTAGAAGTGGAGAGTCATTGGGTTTAGATGAAACAACTTCTGATGGGCGCCATCCTGAATTGATCGTTGAAGCAACAAGTAGAGACATAACCGTAGTAGAGACACCTGATGTAGCTTCCTTAACAAAAGATCTGGATGAAGCACTGCATGTTCAAAAGCTGACAAGGGAAGAAAGAGATTCATACATGGCACAACAACAATCCTTGGTTGCTGAAAATGAGGCACTTGATAGGAAAATATTAGAATTGCAGGAGTTtcttaaagaagaagagcagaGATCAGCCTCTGCAAGAGAGAAATTAAATGTAGCTGTTAGGAAAGGGAAAGCGTTGGTCCAACTAAGGGATAGCCTGAAGCAAACTATTGAAGAGTTGAACGCTGAGATTGGTTGCCTGAAATCAGAGATTATTAACCGAGATGAAATACTCTTAGAGAATGAAAATAAAGTTAGGGAGTTGGAATCTTACACTGTAAGGGTAGAAGCCCTAGAGTCTGAGTGCCAATTGTTGAAAAGtcatttggaagaaaaagaaaatttactgCGGGAACGAAGTGGTACATTGAGCATGACGTTGAATGTGTTGAATAGCATTGATATTGGTGATGAAGGTGACAGAAATGATCCAGTTCTGAAGCTTCAACGTATCTCACAACTGTTTCAAAATATGAGTACAGCCATGTCTTCTGCTGAGCAGGAGTCGAGAAAATCCAGAAGAGCAGCTGAGTTGCTACTTGCCGAGTTGAACGAGGTTCAGGAGAGAAACGATAGTCTGCAAGAGGAGCTATCAAAATGTACAGATGAAATCCAGCAACTTTCCAAAGAGAAGGACGCAGCAGAGgctgaaaaattacattttgaaAACTTATCAGCAGTCAAcagtgaagaaaagaagaagctttatgGTCAACTGCTGTCCTTCGGAACTAGTGTGAACTCTCTAAAGAAAATACTCGCAGGTACCAGCAGTTGCCTAGCTGATATTTTCACTATGGATATGGAGTTTCTGCATCATCTGAAGGCAAATATAGAATCATGTGCGAAGCAAACTGGTACTAATTTGTCTGGCTGGCCGCAGCTCGGTTCTGGGAATTTCGTAGAAAAG GAATTCTTTTCACGCTTGAGTGCTGCTTGGTCGAACAACAACTTGCATGAGATTTCAAGTGGTGGAAACATTACCGAAATTTGTGGTTCTCTCTCACAAAACCTTGATCAGTTTGTGGATGATGTTAGCCATCTTGAAGAGAATGTAAGCAAGCACTTGACATCATGGCACGACCAGATTAATATTGTATGCAACAGTCTGGACACCGTTTTTAAGTCAATCGGAAAAGGAACGGAGTCAGAAATTGCTGCTCTGGGTGAAAGAGTTGCCTTGCTTCATAAAGCATGTTCTAGTGTGTTGATGGAAATTGAAAACCGTAAAGCCGAACTTGTTGGAAATGACAATTTCAATATGGGTCTCCATCAAGTAGATGAGGATTCGTCCATGGAATCTGTCAGGTCCATGGTAAATAGGCTATCGTCAGCTGTTAAGGAGCTTGTTGTAGTAAATGCTGAGGCTGTGGAGAGAAATGAAAAGGAGATGAAGGTAATCATCACCAATTTGCAAAGGGAGTTACACGAAAAGGACATCCAAAATGATAGGATGTGCAATGAACTTGTGGGTCAAGTTAAGGAAGCCCAGGCTGGTGCTAAAATTTTTGCAGAAGATCTTCAATCTACCAGTGCCCGGATGCGTGATATGCAAGACCAGCTGGGCATTTTGGTTCAGGAACGGGATTCTATGAAGGAGAGAGTTAAAGAGCTGCAAGCAGGGCAGACATCACACTCAGAATTACAGGAGAAGGTCACATCGCTTAGTGATGTGCTAACTGCAAAAGACCAAG AAATTGAGGCATTAATGCAAGCGCTTGACGAGGAAGAGTCTCAGATGGAGGATCTAAAACACAGGGTTACAGAATTAGAACAGGAAGTGCAACAGAAGAACTTAGATTTGCAGAAAGCTGAAGCTTCTCGTGGGAAGATTTCCAAAAAGCTATCAATTACTGTGGATAAATTCGATGAGCTCCACCATCTCTCTGAAAATCTTCTCGTTGAAATCGAGAAACTTCAACAGCAAGTGCAAGATCGAGATACCGAGGTTTCTTTCTTAAGACAAGAAGTCACTAGGTGCACCAATGAAGCTCTTGCTGCTTCTCAGATGGACATTAAGAGAGATTCAGAAGATATCCAAACTGTACTTTCTTGGTTTGACACGATAGCTTTGCTACTTGGTCTAGAAGATTCACCTTCCACTGATGCGCAGAGTCACATAAACCACTACATGGAGACACTTGAGAAAAGGATTGCATCTATACTATCTGAAGTAGACGAATTACGGTTAGTTGGACAAAGCAAGGACGCATTGCTTGAGGCTGAGAGGAGTAGAGTGGCTGAGCTCAGACAGAAAGAAGCAACTCTTGAAAAATTCTTACATGAGAAAGAATCCCAACCAAACATGTCAACAAGCCCGACGTCAGAGATTGTTGAAGTGGAACCTCTG ATAAACAAGTGGACGAAAACACCGGTCCCATCTCAAGTCCGGAGTTTGCGTAAAGGGAACAACGACCAAGTGGCCATTAGTATAGATGCAGATCAAGCTGATCAAAGTGGTAGcttagaagaagatgatgataaag CTCATGGTTTCAGATCAATGTCTACTTCGAGAATCATCCCTAGATTCACAAGACCCCTCACAAACATGGTCGATGGTTTATG GGTCTCTTGTGATCGGACGCTCATGAGACAACCAGCCTTACGGTTAGGGATCATGATTTACTGGGCGATATTGCATGCTCTATTGGCTGCTTTCGTCGTCTAA
- the LOC104721683 gene encoding uncharacterized protein LOC104721683, with protein sequence MARVFVSIPMQPTQTILSASSSSTSSSQPLFSPPANNFCGGGVGGAGGLSLTRRIRDCSVVTRAGPSTSSYLLAFAIPATLIAATVFTSIKIADKLDEDFLEDIALNQAIKAAENGENGERDMSLDDVIQEPVLQRTRNRPKREV encoded by the exons atggcGAGAGTGTTCGTCTCTATCCCTATGCAACCCACACAAACAATCTTATccgcgtcttcttcttcaacttcttcttctcagccgCTATTCTCACCGCCGGCAAACAATTTCTGCGGCGGTGGAGTAGGAGGAGCCGGGGGATTAAGTCTTACCCGGAGAATCAGAGACTGTTCCGTTGTGACGCGAGCAGGGCCGAGCACGAGTAGCTACTTGCTAGCGTTCGCCATCCCTGCTACTCTTATCGCGGCCACTGTCTTCACTTCAATCAAAATCGCTGATAAGCTCGACGAAGATTTCCTCGAGGAT ATTGCGTTGAACCAAGCGATAAAAGCAGCAGAAAATGGGGAGAATGGTGAACGTGACATGTCACTGGACGATGTCATTCAAGAACCTGTGCTTCAACGAACACGTAACCGGCCTAAACGTGAAGTTTAA